The following are from one region of the Salvia hispanica cultivar TCC Black 2014 chromosome 1, UniMelb_Shisp_WGS_1.0, whole genome shotgun sequence genome:
- the LOC125200991 gene encoding mitochondrial uncoupling protein 2-like isoform X2 encodes MADPLQISFAGIFACSAFAACLAEICTIPLDIAKVRLQLQKRVPLGDSIAVPKYKGLLGTITTIAKEEGFFALWNGVVPGLHRQCLYGGLRVGLYQPVKAFISGTHSADVPLFFKILAALLTGAIAITVANPTDLVKVRLQAEGKLPVGVARRYAGALQAYYAIVKQEGVAALWTGLGPNIARNAIVNAAELASYDQVKETILKIPGFTDNVLTHILAGLGAGFFAVCIGSPIDVSNLGIGR; translated from the exons ATGGCAGATCCGTTGCAGATCTCTTTCGCCGGAATATTCGCCTGCAGCGCTTTCGCCGCCTGTTTGGCAGAG ATTTGTACCATTCCTTTAGATATTGCTAAAGTGAGGCTTCAACTCCAAAAGAGAGTTCCTCTAGGAGATTCAATAGCTGTCCCAAAATACAAGGGCTTGTTGGGTACAATTACTACCATAGCAAAAGAAGAAGGGTTTTTTGCACTTTGGAATGGGGTGGTACCTGGTTTACATCGGCAATGCCTTTATGGAGGCTTAAGAGTCGGACTGTATCAGCCT GTGAAGGCATTCATTTCTGGAACTCATTCGGCAGATGTTCCCttattctttaaaatattagctGCTCTTCTTACTG GTGCTATAGCAATAACCGTGGCAAATCCTACTGACCTCGTCAAAGTTCGGCTTCAAGCGGAGGGTAAATTGCCGGTTGGAGTGGCGAGGCGTTATGCTGGTGCTTTGCAGGCATATTATGCTATAGTCAAGCAG GAAGGAGTGGCAGCTTTGTGGACAGGGCTTGGACCAAACATTGCAAGAAATGCGATTGTAAATGCTGCCGAATTAGCTAGTTATGATCAAGTCAAAGAG acaattttgaaaattccagGGTTCACAGACAATGTTCTCACACATATCTTAGCTGGTTTAGGTGCAGGATTCTTTGCTGTCTGTATTGGCTCCCCCATCGATGtg TCAAATTTAGGTATTGGACGATAA
- the LOC125201814 gene encoding E3 ubiquitin-protein ligase RSL1-like, which produces MGNSLPKSPQIEPPQNQHEQQELGGEESEDESSEFTCEICVEPAPKSEKKFRNGDKCHHPFCTDCVAKYIRVEVEDHNSGRVRCPAVGCRHELLPLECAEVVGAALLVRWCDVLCESAIAGVERCYCPNVRCNELIVNECGEVAGKSKCPNCKEMFCFECKGSWHAGFTCEESVEDRDGGDVAFGILVEQNKWRRCPRCRHFVELMEGCPIIRCRCGSDFCYRCQVLVDKPWCRCMTASLRHCRVWCYRICILILFLNVALLFSLWGIKKHKRINK; this is translated from the exons atgggaaacTCATTGCCAAAATCCCCCCAAATCGAACCACCTCAAAATCAACATGAACAGCAAGAGCTAGGAGGAGAAGAATCCGAAGACGAGAGCAGCGAATTCACCTGTGAAATCTGCGTGGAGCCGGCGCCGAAATCCGAGAAAAAGTTCCGCAACGGCGACAAGTGCCACCACCCATTCTGCACCGACTGCGTGGCCAAGTACATCCGCGTGGAGGTGGAGGACCACAACTCCGGGCGCGTGAGATGCCCCGCCGTCGGCTGCCGCCACGAGCTGTTGCCGCTGGAGTGCGCGGAGGTGGTCGGGGCGGCGCTGCTCGTGCGGTGGTGCGACGTGCTGTGCGAGTCGGCGATCGCAGGGGTGGAGAGGTGCTATTGCCCTAATGTGAGGTGCAACGAGCTGATCGTGAACGAGTGCGGCGAGGTGGCGGGAAAATCGAAGTGCCCTAACTGCAAGGAGATGTTCTGCTTCGAGTGCAAGGGGAGTTGGCACGCGGGATTCACGTGCGAGGAGAGCGTGGAGGACAGGGATGGGGGTGACGTGGCGTTTGGGATTCTGGTGGAGCAGAATAAGTGGAGGAGGTGCCCGCGCTGCAGGCATTTCGTCGAGCTCATGGAGGGCTGCCCTATTATTAGATGCAG ATGTGGGAGCGATTTTTGCTACCGGTGTCAAGTGCTGGTTGACAAGCCGTGGTGCCGTTGCATGACCGCTTCTCTGCGGCATTGCCGTGTTTGGTGCTACAGAATCTGTATACTCATCCTCTTCCTCAATGTTGCGCTTCTTTTCTCGTTGTGGGGAATCAAGAAACACAAACgaatcaacaaataa
- the LOC125201813 gene encoding DNA replication licensing factor MCM4 isoform X1, with product MASPVNTPDDAWPNSPVSNTVSSPGGRSRRKRGRDSSYATPSPLPSGSRARTPVATPTPASNARRRGRGRRPSATPTASATPSWSDDVPPSSDVGEGNEDEAPAVYVWGTNISVQDVNAAILRFLRHFREDPQQIEGKYMRMINHVIEMEGDSLDVDAHDVYDYDSDLYTKMVRYPLEVLAIFDMVLMDMVGRINPLFEKHIQARIFNLKSSISMRNLNPSDVEKMISLKGMIIRCSSVIPEIREAIFRCLVCGYYSDPIVVERGRINEPTVCAKQECLSRNSMTLVHNRCRFADKQVVRVQETPDDIPDGGTPHTVTLLMHDKLVDAGKPGDRVEVTGIYRAMSVRVGQTQRTVKSIFKTYIDCLHLKTTDKSRMDVQDPMETENEASTGDDDSTQKSEINVEQLKELSKQPDIYEKLTRSLAPNIWELDDVKRGLLCQLFGGNALKLPSGASFRGDINILLVGDPGTSKSQLLQYIHKLSPRGIYTSGRGSSAVGLTAYVAKDPETGETVLESGALVLSDRGICCIDEFDKMSDNVRSMLHEVMEQQTVSIAKAGIIASLNARTSVLACANPIGSRYNPRLSVIENIHLPPTLLSRFDLIYLILDKADEETDRRLAKHIVALHFENPNSSQHDVIDLPTLTAYVNYARKHIHPQLSDEAAEELTRGYVEMRKRGNFPGSSKKVITATPRQIESLIRLSEGLARIRLSELVEKSDVIEAFRLLEVAMQQSATDHSTGTIDMDLITTGVSASERMRRENLVSSTRSLILDKLTIGGSSARLMELLEELKKQNQSGAEVHLSDLRTALSTLSAEGLLVVQGDSVKRI from the exons ATGGCTTCTCCTGTCAACACGCCTGACG ATGCGTGGCCGAATAGCCCAGTCAGTAACACAGTATCATCTCCCGGTGGCCGCTCGCGCCGGAAACGCGGTCGTGATTCCAGCTATGCTACGCCTTCGCCGCTGCCATCAGGCTCACGTGCCAGAACACCCGTGGCAACTCCAACGCCGGCTAGTAATGCTAGACGCCGTGGCAGAGGTAGGCGACCGTCGGCCACCCCGACTGCTTCTGCCACGCCAAGCTGGAGTGATGATGTGCCGCCGTCTTCAGATGTTGGTGAGGGGAATGAGGACGAGGCTCCGGCAGTGTACGTTTGGGGCACGAATATCAGTGTGCAAGATGTTAATGCGGCAATTTTGAGGTTCTTGAGGCATTTTAGGGAAGATCCTCAGCAAATTGAGGGGAAATATATGAGAATGATTAATCATGTGATTGAAATGGAGGGTGATTCGCTTGATGTCGATGCACACGATGTGTATGATTATGATAGTGACCTGTATACGAAGATGGTTAGGTATCCTCTTGAGGTGTTAGCTATATTTGATATGGTATTGATGGACATGGTGGGGAGGATCAATCCTTTATTTGAGAAGCACATACAAGCCAGGATATTTAATCTTAAGAGTTCAATTTCAATGAGAAATCTGAACCCCTCTG ATGTTGAAAAGATGATTTCTTTGAAAGGGATGATCATTCGTTGTAGCTCTGTTATACCTGAGATTAGAGAAGCCATATTTAGATGCCTGGTCTGTGGTTATTACTCTGACCCAATTGTTGTTGAAAGAG GAAGAATCAATGAGCCGACAGTGTGTGCAAAGCAAGAATGTCTCTCCAGGAACTCCATGACCCTCGTTCATAATAGGTGCAG ATTTGCTGATAAGCAAGTAGTGAGAGTCCAAGAGACTCCAGATGACATCCCGGATGGAGGAACGCCACACACTGTAACATTGTTAATGCATGACAAGTTGGTTGATGCTGGCAAGCCCGGTGACAGGGTAGAG GTTACCGGAATATACAGGGCTATGAGTGTTAGAGTTGGTCAGACACAGAGGACAGTGAAGTCAATTTTCAAG ACTTACATTGATTGTCTTCATCTAAAGACGACGGATAAGTCAAGAATGGATGTACAGGATCCAATGGAAACTGAAAATGAAGCAAGCACTGGGGACGATGATTCAACTCAGAAATCTGAAATCAAT GTGGAGCAATTAAAAGAACTATCGAAACAGCCtgatatatatgaaaaattgaCTAGGTCTTTGGCGCCAAACATATGGGAGTTGGATGACGTAAAGAGAGGCCTTCTTTGCCAG CTTTTTGGAGGGAATGCATTGAAGTTGCCATCTGGTGCTAGCTTCAGAGGTGATATAAATATTCTCCTTGTTGGAGATCCTGGAACCAGTAAATCGCAGCTTCTCCAGTACATTCATAAGCTCTCTCCTCGTGGTATTTACACTAGTGGGAGAGGAAGCTCTGCTGTGGGGCTAACTGCTTATGTGGCCAAGGATCCTGAGACTGGTGAAACC GTCCTAGAGAGTGGAGCCTTGGTTTTGAGTGATAGAGGCATATGTTGCATCGATGAATTCGACAAAATGTCTGACAATGTAAGGAGCATGTTACACGAG GTGATGGAGCAGCAAACTGTTTCAATTGCGAAGGCTGGAATAATTGCTTCCCTAAATGCAAGAACTTCAGTGCTGGCTTGTGCCAACCCAATTGGTTCACGCTATAACCCTCGCTTGTCAGTGATTGAAAATATCCACCTTCCTCCTACTTTATTGTCTAG GTTTGATTTGATCTATTTGATTCTTGACAAGGCTGATGAGGAGACAGATAGGCGTCTGGCGAAGCACATTGTGGCATTACACTTCGAAAATCCTAAT AGTTCCCAGCATGATGTCATTGACTTGCCAACTTTGACTGCTTATGTAAACTATGCACGAAAACATATACACCCACAATTATCAGATGAAGCTGCAGAGGAGTTGACAAGAGGGTATGTTGAGATgagaaaaagaggaaatttcCCAGGAAGCAGCAAAAAG GTCATAACTGCAACCCCAAGGCAAATTGAAAGTTTGATACGCCTCAGTGAGGGCTTGGCCCGGATTCGTTTGTCAGAATTG GTTGAGAAGTCGGATGTAATCGAGGCTTTTAGGCTTCTCGAAGTGGCAATGCAACAGTCTGCAACAGACCATTCGACCG GAACCATTGATATGGACCTGATAACGACTGGAGTATCCGCAAGTGAAAGAATGAGGCGGGAGAATCTGGTGTCGTCCACGCGCAGCCTCATTCTGGACAAGTTGACAATCGGAGGGTCGTCTGCTCGCTTGATGGAG TTACTGGAAGAGTTGAAGAAGCAGAATCAGAGTGGTGCTGAGGTGCACCTTAGTGAT CTTCGAACTGCATTGTCGACTCTTTCAGCTGAAGGCTTGCTCGTTGTTCAAGGTGACTCTGTTAAGAGAATTTAG
- the LOC125201813 gene encoding DNA replication licensing factor MCM4 isoform X2, whose amino-acid sequence MASPVNTPDDAWPNSPVSNTVSSPGGRSRRKRGRDSSYATPSPLPSGSRARTPVATPTPASNARRRGRGRRPSATPTASATPSWSDDVPPSSDVGEGNEDEAPAVYVWGTNISVQDVNAAILRFLRHFREDPQQIEGKYMRMINHVIEMEGDSLDVDAHDVYDYDSDLYTKMVRYPLEVLAIFDMVLMDMVGRINPLFEKHIQARIFNLKSSISMRNLNPSDVEKMISLKGMIIRCSSVIPEIREAIFRCLVCGYYSDPIVVERGRINEPTVCAKQECLSRNSMTLVHNRCRFADKQVVRVQETPDDIPDGGTPHTVTLLMHDKLVDAGKPGDRVEVTGIYRAMSVRVGQTQRTVKSIFKTYIDCLHLKTTDKSRMDVQDPMETENEASTGDDDSTQKSEINVEQLKELSKQPDIYEKLTRSLAPNIWELDDVKRGLLCQLFGGNALKLPSGASFRGDINILLVGDPGTSKSQLLQYIHKLSPRGIYTSGRGSSAVGLTAYVAKDPETGETVLESGALVLSDRGICCIDEFDKMSDNVMEQQTVSIAKAGIIASLNARTSVLACANPIGSRYNPRLSVIENIHLPPTLLSRFDLIYLILDKADEETDRRLAKHIVALHFENPNSSQHDVIDLPTLTAYVNYARKHIHPQLSDEAAEELTRGYVEMRKRGNFPGSSKKVITATPRQIESLIRLSEGLARIRLSELVEKSDVIEAFRLLEVAMQQSATDHSTGTIDMDLITTGVSASERMRRENLVSSTRSLILDKLTIGGSSARLMELLEELKKQNQSGAEVHLSDLRTALSTLSAEGLLVVQGDSVKRI is encoded by the exons ATGGCTTCTCCTGTCAACACGCCTGACG ATGCGTGGCCGAATAGCCCAGTCAGTAACACAGTATCATCTCCCGGTGGCCGCTCGCGCCGGAAACGCGGTCGTGATTCCAGCTATGCTACGCCTTCGCCGCTGCCATCAGGCTCACGTGCCAGAACACCCGTGGCAACTCCAACGCCGGCTAGTAATGCTAGACGCCGTGGCAGAGGTAGGCGACCGTCGGCCACCCCGACTGCTTCTGCCACGCCAAGCTGGAGTGATGATGTGCCGCCGTCTTCAGATGTTGGTGAGGGGAATGAGGACGAGGCTCCGGCAGTGTACGTTTGGGGCACGAATATCAGTGTGCAAGATGTTAATGCGGCAATTTTGAGGTTCTTGAGGCATTTTAGGGAAGATCCTCAGCAAATTGAGGGGAAATATATGAGAATGATTAATCATGTGATTGAAATGGAGGGTGATTCGCTTGATGTCGATGCACACGATGTGTATGATTATGATAGTGACCTGTATACGAAGATGGTTAGGTATCCTCTTGAGGTGTTAGCTATATTTGATATGGTATTGATGGACATGGTGGGGAGGATCAATCCTTTATTTGAGAAGCACATACAAGCCAGGATATTTAATCTTAAGAGTTCAATTTCAATGAGAAATCTGAACCCCTCTG ATGTTGAAAAGATGATTTCTTTGAAAGGGATGATCATTCGTTGTAGCTCTGTTATACCTGAGATTAGAGAAGCCATATTTAGATGCCTGGTCTGTGGTTATTACTCTGACCCAATTGTTGTTGAAAGAG GAAGAATCAATGAGCCGACAGTGTGTGCAAAGCAAGAATGTCTCTCCAGGAACTCCATGACCCTCGTTCATAATAGGTGCAG ATTTGCTGATAAGCAAGTAGTGAGAGTCCAAGAGACTCCAGATGACATCCCGGATGGAGGAACGCCACACACTGTAACATTGTTAATGCATGACAAGTTGGTTGATGCTGGCAAGCCCGGTGACAGGGTAGAG GTTACCGGAATATACAGGGCTATGAGTGTTAGAGTTGGTCAGACACAGAGGACAGTGAAGTCAATTTTCAAG ACTTACATTGATTGTCTTCATCTAAAGACGACGGATAAGTCAAGAATGGATGTACAGGATCCAATGGAAACTGAAAATGAAGCAAGCACTGGGGACGATGATTCAACTCAGAAATCTGAAATCAAT GTGGAGCAATTAAAAGAACTATCGAAACAGCCtgatatatatgaaaaattgaCTAGGTCTTTGGCGCCAAACATATGGGAGTTGGATGACGTAAAGAGAGGCCTTCTTTGCCAG CTTTTTGGAGGGAATGCATTGAAGTTGCCATCTGGTGCTAGCTTCAGAGGTGATATAAATATTCTCCTTGTTGGAGATCCTGGAACCAGTAAATCGCAGCTTCTCCAGTACATTCATAAGCTCTCTCCTCGTGGTATTTACACTAGTGGGAGAGGAAGCTCTGCTGTGGGGCTAACTGCTTATGTGGCCAAGGATCCTGAGACTGGTGAAACC GTCCTAGAGAGTGGAGCCTTGGTTTTGAGTGATAGAGGCATATGTTGCATCGATGAATTCGACAAAATGTCTGACAAT GTGATGGAGCAGCAAACTGTTTCAATTGCGAAGGCTGGAATAATTGCTTCCCTAAATGCAAGAACTTCAGTGCTGGCTTGTGCCAACCCAATTGGTTCACGCTATAACCCTCGCTTGTCAGTGATTGAAAATATCCACCTTCCTCCTACTTTATTGTCTAG GTTTGATTTGATCTATTTGATTCTTGACAAGGCTGATGAGGAGACAGATAGGCGTCTGGCGAAGCACATTGTGGCATTACACTTCGAAAATCCTAAT AGTTCCCAGCATGATGTCATTGACTTGCCAACTTTGACTGCTTATGTAAACTATGCACGAAAACATATACACCCACAATTATCAGATGAAGCTGCAGAGGAGTTGACAAGAGGGTATGTTGAGATgagaaaaagaggaaatttcCCAGGAAGCAGCAAAAAG GTCATAACTGCAACCCCAAGGCAAATTGAAAGTTTGATACGCCTCAGTGAGGGCTTGGCCCGGATTCGTTTGTCAGAATTG GTTGAGAAGTCGGATGTAATCGAGGCTTTTAGGCTTCTCGAAGTGGCAATGCAACAGTCTGCAACAGACCATTCGACCG GAACCATTGATATGGACCTGATAACGACTGGAGTATCCGCAAGTGAAAGAATGAGGCGGGAGAATCTGGTGTCGTCCACGCGCAGCCTCATTCTGGACAAGTTGACAATCGGAGGGTCGTCTGCTCGCTTGATGGAG TTACTGGAAGAGTTGAAGAAGCAGAATCAGAGTGGTGCTGAGGTGCACCTTAGTGAT CTTCGAACTGCATTGTCGACTCTTTCAGCTGAAGGCTTGCTCGTTGTTCAAGGTGACTCTGTTAAGAGAATTTAG
- the LOC125200991 gene encoding mitochondrial uncoupling protein 2-like isoform X1 has translation MADPLQISFAGIFACSAFAACLAEICTIPLDIAKVRLQLQKRVPLGDSIAVPKYKGLLGTITTIAKEEGFFALWNGVVPGLHRQCLYGGLRVGLYQPVKAFISGTHSADVPLFFKILAALLTGAIAITVANPTDLVKVRLQAEGKLPVGVARRYAGALQAYYAIVKQEGVAALWTGLGPNIARNAIVNAAELASYDQVKETILKIPGFTDNVLTHILAGLGAGFFAVCIGSPIDVVKSRMMGDSIYKGTVDCFFKTLKTEGLFAFYKGFLPNFGRLGSANVIMFLTLEQVKRLFYY, from the exons ATGGCAGATCCGTTGCAGATCTCTTTCGCCGGAATATTCGCCTGCAGCGCTTTCGCCGCCTGTTTGGCAGAG ATTTGTACCATTCCTTTAGATATTGCTAAAGTGAGGCTTCAACTCCAAAAGAGAGTTCCTCTAGGAGATTCAATAGCTGTCCCAAAATACAAGGGCTTGTTGGGTACAATTACTACCATAGCAAAAGAAGAAGGGTTTTTTGCACTTTGGAATGGGGTGGTACCTGGTTTACATCGGCAATGCCTTTATGGAGGCTTAAGAGTCGGACTGTATCAGCCT GTGAAGGCATTCATTTCTGGAACTCATTCGGCAGATGTTCCCttattctttaaaatattagctGCTCTTCTTACTG GTGCTATAGCAATAACCGTGGCAAATCCTACTGACCTCGTCAAAGTTCGGCTTCAAGCGGAGGGTAAATTGCCGGTTGGAGTGGCGAGGCGTTATGCTGGTGCTTTGCAGGCATATTATGCTATAGTCAAGCAG GAAGGAGTGGCAGCTTTGTGGACAGGGCTTGGACCAAACATTGCAAGAAATGCGATTGTAAATGCTGCCGAATTAGCTAGTTATGATCAAGTCAAAGAG acaattttgaaaattccagGGTTCACAGACAATGTTCTCACACATATCTTAGCTGGTTTAGGTGCAGGATTCTTTGCTGTCTGTATTGGCTCCCCCATCGATGtg GTTAAATCTAGAATGATGGGAGATTCAATTTATAAAGGCACTGTCGATTGCTTCTTCAAAACATTAAAAACTGAG GGGTTATTTGCCTTCTACAAGGGGTTCTTACCAAACTTTGGCCGGCTTGGATCGGCGAATGTCATCATGTTTTTGACTCTTGAACAA GTGAAAAGATTATTCTACTATTGA
- the LOC125200989 gene encoding neutral ceramidase 2-like — MGRSVGMIWLPILLLLLLESGRASNNLIGLGSYDITGPAADVNMMGYANMDQVASGVHFRLRARAFIVAEPEGKRVLFVNLDACMASQLVTIKVLERLKVRYGDLYTEKNVAISGIHTHAGPGGYLQYIVYIITSLGFVRQSFDALVDGIEQTIIQAHNNIRPGSVYVNTGELLDAGINRSPSAYLNNPAAERSKYKYDVDKEMTLLKFVDNEWGPVGSFNWFATHGTSMSRTNALISGDNKGAAARFMEDWFDQKNGGSISSDLSEPNRIPRRVSNIIPIVNDNHHELLELAASFESLPGKSTTRFLSLSRRVRSVLRQADRPKFVSAFCQTNCGDVSPNVLGAFCIDTGIPCDFNHSTCDGKNELCYGRGPGYPDEFESTRIIGQRQFKKAVELFSAASEKLNGKIDYIHTYVDFSNLDVTIPKEGGGTTTVKTCPAAMGFAFAAGTTDGPGAFDFKQGDDQGNAFWRLVRNLLKTPTKEQADCQQPKPILLDTGEMKQPYDWAPSILPVQILRIGQMVILSVPGEFTTMAGRRLRDAVKKALTSGSSKEFGNNTHVVIAGLTNTYSQYVTTYEEYQMQRYEGASTLYGPHTLSAYIQVFQKLATALITGKPVEPGPQPPDLLDKQISLLTPVVMDATPFGTQFGDMKVDVPKNTTFRRGDNVTVTFWSACPRNDLMTEGTFALVEILRGKGTWEPAYDDDDFCLRFIWSRPSKLSTRSYATIQWIVPQTAAAGVYRIRHFGASKSLLGTIKHFKGTSSAFVVA, encoded by the exons ATGGGGAGATCAGTCGGGATGATTTGGTTGCCGATATTGTTATTGCTCTTGTTGGAGAGTGGGAGGGCTTCCAACAACCTAATTGGGCTCGGAAGCTATGACATCACGGGTCCGGCTGCTGATGTCAATATGATGGGATATGCGAACATGGATCAGGTGGCATCAGGTGTTCACTTCAGATTGCGCGCTCGGGCCTTCATTGTTGCAGAGCCAGAAGGGAAACGAGTTCTATTTGTCAATCTAGATGCTTGTATGGCATCACAACTGGTGACTATAAAAGTTCTCGAGAGATTGAAAGTAAG GTATGGAGATCTCTACACAGAAAAGAATGTTGCTATTAGTGGCATTCATACCCATGCTGGCCCAGGAGGGTATCTCCAGTATATAGTGTACATCATAACATCCCTTGGTTTTGTGCGCCAGTCATTTGATGCCCTTGTTGATGGCATTGAGCAGACCATCATACAAGCTCATAATAATATTAGACCTGGATCAGTATATGTGAATACAG GGGAACTCTTAGATGCTGGTATCAATAGAAGTCCAAGTGCTTACCTTAATAATCCAGCTGCAGAACGCAGTAAATATAAGTATGATGTTGACAAAGAGATGACACTCTTAAAGTTTGTTGATAATGAATGGGGACCAGTTGGCAGCTTCAACTGGTTTGCAACCCATGGAACTTCAATGAGCCGTACAAATGCATTGATCAGTGGGGACAATAAAGGGGCTGCAGCACGATTTATGGAAGACTGGTTTGATCAGAAGAATGGTGGGAGCATATCATCTGATCTATCTGAGCCTAACAGAATCCCCAGAAGAGTCTCAAACATTATTCCAATTGTTAATGACAATC ATCATGAATTACTAGAACTTGCTGCTTCTTTTGAGTCTTTGCCGGGTAAATCAACCACCAGGTTTTTGAGCCTTTCAAGACGTGTGCGGAGTGTTCTGAGGCAGGCTGATAGGCCTAAGTTTGTATCAGCATTCTGTCAGACCAACTGTGGAGATGTTAGTCCGAATGTGCTCGGTGCATTCTGTATTGATACAGGCATACCTTGTGATTTCAATCATAGCACCTGTGATGGAAAGAACGAGTTATGCTATGGCAGAGGACCTGG ATATCCAGATGAATTTGAAAGTACTCGAATTATCGGACAAAGACAATTCAAGAAAGCAGTTGAGCTATTCAGCGCAGCATCAGAAAAATTAAACGGGAAGATTGATTATATCCATACTTATGTTGATTTCTCTAATCTCGATGTCACAATTCCAAAAGAAGGTGGAGGTACCACCACTGTCAAAACATGTCCGGCAGCAATGGGGTTTGCGTTTGCTGCTGGTACAACCGATGGGCCTGGGGCTTTTGATTTTAAGCAAGGAGATGACCAG gGTAATGCATTTTGGAGACTCGTCCGCAATTTACTGAAAACTCCTACCAAGGAACAAGCGGATTGTCAGCAACCAAAGCCCATTTTACTGGATACTGGTGAAATGAAACAGCCTTACGATTGGGCG CCTTCAATACTTCCAGTTCAGATTCTGAGGATAGGGCAGATGGTCATTCTTAGTGTGCCTGGAG AGTTCACCACAATGGCTGGAAGACGCCTTCGAGATGCTGTGAAAAAGGCTCTCACAAGTGGAAGTAGCAAAGAGTTCGGTAACAATACGCATGTAGTGATAGCTGGCTTGACAAATACATATTCTCAGTACGTCACTACATATGAGGAATACCAGATGCAGAGATATGAG GGCGCATCAACATTGTACGGCCCACACACACTCAGTGCCTACATTCAAGTATTCCAGAAGCTCGCCACAGCCCTCATCACCGGAAAGCCAGTCGAGCCTGGCCCACAACCCCCAGATCTGCTTGACAAGCAGATAAGCCTACTTACACCAGTTGTCATGGATGCAACCCCATTCGGCACACAGTTTGGGGACATGAAGGTGGACGTGCCCAAAAACACAACCTTCAGGAGAGGAGACAATGTGACCGTCACTTTCTGGTCCGCGTGCCCAAGAAACGATCTCATGACCGAAGGGACGTTCGCATTGGTAGAGATCCTGAGGGGGAAGGGTACATGGGAGCCCGCCTATGACGACGATGACTTCTGCCTCCGGTTCATATGGTCAAGGCCTTCGAAACTCAGCACTCGAAGCTACGCAACCATACAGTGGATTGTGCCGCAAACAGCTGCTGCAGGTGTGTACAGAATTAGGCATTTTGGTGCTTCGAAGAGTTTGCTGGGAACAATCAAGCATTTCAAGGGTACTTCTAGCGCCTTTGTGGTGGCGTGA